In Gammaproteobacteria bacterium, the following proteins share a genomic window:
- a CDS encoding IS30 family transposase, with amino-acid sequence MSHYSHLTEAERYQISALLKTNCSKTEIANILNRHKSTVIREIKRNTGLRGYRPKQANEFAVKRKSDNANKITDFCWAYVTYLLKKKFSPEQINGRLKLDGWDGVPSIERIYQFIYANKENKASLLKHLRCQKQRRKRYNSGQTRRGKISNRVDIDKRPMVANNRSRLGDYEGDTIIGSKHRGALLTLVDRKSLEVKIKPLNRKLATDVSQACIEKLKDEITHTLTLDNGLEFAKHEMISDTIGINIYFAKPYHSWERGTNENTNGLIRQYFPKNKTLDQLSENEVQAVEDALNNRPRKKLGFLTPLEVKSRNWSVALRC; translated from the coding sequence ATGTCACACTATTCACATCTTACTGAAGCAGAAAGATATCAGATATCAGCTCTGCTGAAAACTAATTGTAGCAAAACTGAAATAGCAAACATCCTAAATCGTCATAAAAGCACTGTAATTCGTGAAATTAAACGCAATACCGGACTTCGAGGATACAGACCCAAACAAGCCAATGAATTTGCGGTTAAACGGAAATCTGATAATGCCAATAAAATAACCGACTTTTGCTGGGCTTATGTCACTTACTTGTTAAAGAAGAAATTCTCCCCCGAACAAATCAATGGTCGTTTAAAACTCGATGGTTGGGATGGTGTACCCAGCATCGAAAGAATCTATCAATTCATTTATGCTAACAAAGAGAACAAAGCCTCATTGCTTAAACACCTGAGATGCCAAAAACAAAGAAGAAAACGATACAACTCCGGTCAAACCAGACGTGGAAAGATAAGCAACCGCGTAGATATTGATAAACGTCCTATGGTTGCAAATAATCGTTCACGCCTTGGAGACTATGAAGGTGATACAATTATTGGCAGCAAGCACAGAGGAGCACTACTGACTCTTGTTGACAGAAAATCACTCGAAGTCAAAATCAAACCATTGAACCGAAAACTGGCAACCGATGTCAGTCAAGCCTGTATTGAAAAGCTAAAGGATGAAATCACACATACCCTGACTTTGGATAACGGTTTGGAGTTCGCAAAACACGAAATGATTAGTGATACTATCGGAATAAACATCTATTTTGCCAAACCTTATCATTCCTGGGAGAGAGGCACGAATGAAAATACTAACGGTTTAATCAGACAGTATTTCCCTAAAAACAAGACTCTTGATCAGTTATCAGAAAACGAAGTTCAGGCTGTTGAAGACGCTTTGAACAACAGACCCAGAAAAAAATTAGGCTTTTTAACTCCCCTTGAAGTAAAATCTAGAAACTGGAGTGTTGCACTTCGTTGTTGA
- a CDS encoding site-specific integrase, protein MVKIDYLIINPIGTVKRLKFESDTRNKILLNREQVESLLNTPDISTYKGLRDRTIMYLYFYTGCRRSELKYLRYSDININDELPTIKFRKRNSNRIVPLNIEVINILKIYIKSSTHLHLTNPNIPFFTRVQLSDMSLIKPMAESSFNRIFKYYSNIAKLPNNITPHSARSTFIINALQNNCPIQKFQNTVNHKSIESTDKYFYNITSYNNSPCFIIKY, encoded by the coding sequence TTGGTAAAAATTGATTATTTAATTATTAATCCAATTGGAACAGTAAAAAGATTAAAATTTGAGTCAGATACTAGAAATAAAATCTTATTAAACAGGGAACAAGTTGAATCACTTCTTAATACTCCTGATATTTCAACATACAAAGGTCTCAGAGATCGTACGATTATGTATTTATATTTTTATACAGGCTGCAGAAGGTCCGAACTAAAATATCTTAGATACTCAGACATAAATATTAATGATGAATTACCAACAATTAAATTTAGAAAAAGAAATTCAAATCGCATTGTTCCTTTAAATATTGAGGTGATAAATATTCTTAAGATTTATATAAAATCATCTACCCATCTACACCTAACTAACCCTAACATCCCATTTTTTACCAGAGTTCAATTATCAGATATGAGTTTGATAAAACCGATGGCTGAATCTTCATTTAATAGAATATTCAAATACTATTCAAATATAGCAAAGTTACCGAATAATATAACTCCACATTCAGCAAGAAGCACATTTATTATTAATGCTTTGCAAAATAATTGTCCAATTCAAAAATTTCAAAATACTGTCAATCATAAAAGTATAGAATCAACAGATAAATATTTCTACAATATTACTAGCTATAATAATTCTCCATGTTTCATTATCAAATACTAA
- a CDS encoding integration host factor subunit alpha, producing MAITKTDLAEALYMDVGLNKCEANEFVDAFFNTIKDLLVEGNDVKLSGFGNFELRDKKGRPGRNPKTLEEIAITPRRIVAFKPGQKIRDTIETYAGSRP from the coding sequence ATGGCAATCACAAAGACAGATTTAGCAGAAGCTCTATACATGGATGTAGGCTTGAATAAATGCGAAGCCAATGAATTTGTTGATGCTTTTTTTAATACAATCAAAGATTTGTTGGTTGAAGGCAATGATGTAAAATTATCCGGATTCGGAAATTTTGAATTGCGTGACAAAAAAGGCAGACCAGGCAGAAACCCAAAAACTTTAGAAGAAATCGCAATTACTCCAAGAAGAATAGTCGCATTTAAACCAGGACAAAAAATCAGAGACACTATAGAAACTTATGCTGGATCAAGGCCATAA
- the kbl gene encoding glycine C-acetyltransferase — protein MNPDIKKHYQTILNEIKNDGLYKDERIITSPQSSHITLPGGKEVINFCANNYLGLADNPEIIDAAKSALDTHGFGMASVRFICGTQDLHKRLEKSISEFLATEDTILYSSCFDANGGLFETILTADDAVISDELNHASIIDGVRLCKAKRFRYKNSNMQDLEKCLQDSQDCKIRLIVTDGVFSMDGTIAKLNEIVELAEKYDAMIMVDDSHATGFTGPTGRGSAELCGVLDKIDIFTSTLGKALGGGSGGFTSGKKEIIDLLRQRSRPYLFSNTLPPPLIAAGIKVFELLTKSDSLREKLNENTRYFRKEISKLGFDISGETHPIVPIMLYDAKLAKNMADRLLELGIYCIGFSFPVVPKDKARIRLQISAAHSREDIDKALACFKQVKEEFGI, from the coding sequence ATGAATCCGGATATCAAAAAACACTATCAAACTATTCTTAATGAAATTAAAAATGATGGTTTGTATAAAGATGAACGAATTATTACAAGTCCTCAGTCATCACACATCACATTACCCGGTGGTAAAGAAGTTATTAATTTCTGTGCAAATAACTATTTAGGTTTGGCGGATAACCCGGAAATAATTGACGCTGCTAAGTCAGCTTTAGATACACATGGTTTTGGAATGGCTTCAGTTCGATTTATTTGCGGAACTCAGGATTTGCATAAACGACTGGAAAAAAGTATCAGTGAATTTTTAGCAACTGAAGATACTATTTTGTACTCTTCGTGCTTTGATGCTAACGGTGGACTGTTTGAAACAATTCTGACAGCTGATGATGCAGTAATCAGCGATGAATTGAATCATGCTTCAATTATTGACGGTGTCAGGCTTTGTAAAGCCAAAAGATTTCGTTATAAAAACAGTAACATGCAGGATTTGGAAAAATGCTTGCAAGATTCTCAGGACTGTAAAATTCGATTAATTGTCACAGATGGTGTATTCAGCATGGATGGAACGATTGCTAAACTGAATGAAATCGTCGAATTGGCTGAGAAATATGATGCGATGATTATGGTTGATGATTCTCATGCGACGGGATTTACCGGGCCAACAGGACGAGGTTCGGCCGAATTGTGTGGTGTTTTGGATAAAATTGATATTTTTACATCAACTCTTGGAAAAGCACTAGGTGGTGGTTCCGGCGGATTTACATCAGGCAAAAAAGAAATCATTGATTTGCTCAGACAACGATCAAGACCTTATTTATTTTCAAATACACTCCCTCCTCCATTGATTGCTGCAGGAATTAAAGTTTTTGAATTATTGACAAAATCAGATTCTTTGCGTGAGAAACTGAACGAGAATACACGGTATTTTCGTAAAGAAATCAGTAAGTTAGGGTTTGATATTAGTGGAGAAACTCATCCTATTGTTCCAATTATGCTTTATGATGCAAAACTCGCTAAAAACATGGCTGACCGACTTTTGGAACTAGGGATTTATTGTATCGGATTCAGCTTTCCGGTTGTACCGAAAGATAAAGCCCGTATACGTCTGCAAATCTCCGCTGCTCACTCCAGAGAAGATATTGATAAAGCCTTGGCGTGTTTTAAGCAAGTTAAAGAGGAATTTGGTATTTAG
- a CDS encoding MerR family transcriptional regulator: MLDQGHNNSLPKIPAKRYFTIGEVSTLCDIKPHVLRYWENEFPDLKPIKRRGNRRYYQRHDVIMIRQIRSLLYDHGYTISGARTKLDGKATDKEASKSYQVINQTRMELEEILEILK; the protein is encoded by the coding sequence ATGCTGGATCAAGGCCATAATAATTCTTTACCTAAAATCCCTGCTAAACGCTATTTCACGATAGGCGAGGTTAGTACGCTTTGTGATATCAAACCTCACGTGTTGCGTTATTGGGAGAATGAATTCCCTGATTTAAAACCAATCAAACGTCGTGGCAATCGCCGCTACTATCAACGTCATGATGTTATCATGATTCGTCAAATCCGCAGCCTTTTGTATGATCACGGTTACACCATCAGCGGTGCAAGAACCAAACTCGATGGCAAGGCAACAGATAAAGAAGCCAGTAAATCTTATCAAGTTATCAACCAAACACGCATGGAACTTGAAGAGATTTTAGAAATTCTTAAGTAA